The following coding sequences are from one Carassius auratus strain Wakin chromosome 15, ASM336829v1, whole genome shotgun sequence window:
- the proca1 gene encoding uncharacterized protein proca1: protein MWSVFFVFLSYLDRNFVKGEFLNQALDAEKESKELFYMLNNTLCAKSSVVGEYHLHQVTDGAEEVRSVHDSEGRLVDCSVSQNQMQVKSFMHVCRLGLRNQMSSDLKMSLTGVSEAKANCGKLKSKGDRNVIRTTKQAKEPNSDAANNKKTRTKRGFTYPGTLWCGAGNIADHYDHLGEFEETDRCCRVHDHCPYVIHAFSSNYGYTNFKWHSLSHCDCDNALKECLRLVNDTSSRVVGQAFFNVIEVPCFEFSFEEQCVERHWYGVCKKYDRVPVAVIKESIPYDFGGIDVIDVLTIAPPKKKQSDEEKQNTTSSESTTQSSFSRTAAPEEPSLTNVVTAAEDFIKVLATVSTSQSSSADAGKGETQTSEKKRKKNSSKKKKENKKKRGKGKGRKKNKKLSAVLKVDEGTTGAPSTGQTEEVMGKNNFAEEAAKMNRFRIKENNFMNSELDSEGNKMMRDDPQRTVNDNQDVVTITTSIKTKDKEPEILEHRQANDTELVSTSPAAHITPAVRDKTRAKLRQRARKKNQRKNNALTEAKEETLATSASEGVSFVTSKPERPAGAVRNEMSLRTMHSEENGPVVTTAQNSPIVRTKRPSSRQREGRKRMRKIIASSTEEPPRDISSQDPLLFTGSATVRPTDVLERLGLDQLENPTESLKDTNGRKNKGRRVIKICYEAFLPDVADTTPLPSLIEKDTEFQLKDPERNTAPMFPLLQTNTASTATRRPKTTKKKRSRERGHREKRGKVKKE, encoded by the exons ATGTGGTCCGTGTTTTTCGTGTTTCTGTCTTATTTAGACAGGAACTTTGTTAAAGGCGAGTTCTTAAACCAAGCTTTAGATGCAGAAAAAGAGAGCAAAGAGCTCTTTTACATGCTCAACAACACCCTTTGCGCCAAAAGTTCGGTTGTGGGAGAGTATCATCTCCATCAGGTCACCGATGGGGCTGAAGAGGTTCGCTCTGTGCACGACTCCGAGGGCCGTCTGGTCGACTGCTCTGTGAGCCAAAACCAAATGCAAGTTAAATCCTTCATGCACGTGTGCAGACTGGGGCTGAGGAACCAAATGAGCTCGGATTTGAAGATGAGTTTGACTGGGGTGTCCGAGGCGAAGGCTAACTGTGGCAAGCTGAAATCGAAAGGCGACAGGAATGTGATCAGGACAACAAAACAAGCAAAAGAGCCGAACTCGGATGCTGCGAACAATAAAAAGACGCGAACCAAGCGAGGCTTCACGTATCCCGGGACACTTTGGTGCGGTGCAGGAAACATCGCAGATCATTACGATCACTTAG GCGAATTCGAAGAAACTGACAGATGTTGCCGCGTTCACGATCACTGCCCATATGTCATCCATGCGTTCTCCTCCAATTATGGATACACCAACTTCAAATGGCACTCCCTCAGCCACTGCGACTGCGACAACGC CTTGAAGGAATGCCTGAGACTTGTCAATGACACTTCATCCCGAGTGGTTGGACAAGCCTTCTTTAATGTGATCGAAGTTCCTTGCTTCGAGTTTTCATTTGAAGAGCAGTGTGTTGAGCGTCACTGGTATGGGGT GTGTAAAAAGTATGACAGAGTTCCTGTGGCAGTGATTAAAGAATCAATCCCTTATGACTTTGGAGGCATTGATGTCATTGATGTATTGACTATCGCTCCTCCAAAGAAGAAACAGTCAGACGAAGAAAAGCAGAACACAACATCCTCTGAAAGCACCACGCAGTCATCATTCTCCAGGACAGCTGCCCCTGAGGAGCCCTCGCTCACAAACGTTGTGACGGCAGCAGAGGATTTCATTAAAGTGCTCGCCACAGTCTCCACCTCTCAAAGCTCGTCTGCAGACGCAGGCAAAGGAGAAACTCAGACGtcagagaagaagaggaagaaaaattCCAGCAAGAAGAAAAAAGAGAACAAGAAGAAAAGAGGAAAGGGTAAAGGCaggaagaagaataaaaaactTAGCGCTGTGTTGAAGGTCGACGAAGGGACGACCGGAGCGCCGTCGACCGGTCAGACAGAGGAGGTCATGGGTAAGAACAACTTTGCAGAGGAAGCAGCAAAGATGAATCGGTttagaataaaagaaaacaatttcaTGAACAGTGAGCTAGACTCCGAAGGAAATAAGATGATGAGAGACGATCCTCAGAGGACAGTGAATGATAATCAGGATGTTGTTACCATTACCACCTCAATAAAGACCAAAGATAAAGAACCAGAGATTCTAGAGCACAGACAAGCAAACGACACAGAGTTAGTCTCCACCTCGCCTGCGGCTCACATTACCCCAGCTGTCCGCGATAAGACCAGAGCTAAGCTGAGACAAAGAGCCAGAAagaaaaatcaaagaaaaaacaacGCTCTCACGGAAGCCAAGGAAGAAACTCTCGCGACTAGTGCGTCTGAAGGTGTCAGCTTCGTAACGTCAAAACCTGAGCGTCCAGCGGGCGCCGTAAGAAACGAGATGTCGCTAAGGACAATGCACTCGGAAGAAAACGGACCTGTGGTTACTACAGCACAAAATTCACCCATTGTTAGAACCAAAAGGCCAAGTTCAAGGCAGAGAGAAGGAAGAAAGAGAATGAGGAAAATCATTGCCTCCTCTACAGAAGAACCTCCTCGTGATATCAGCTCTCAGGATCCACTATTGTTCACAGGTTCTGCAACTGTGAGGCCAACCGATGTACTAGAGCGACTGGGATTGGACCAACTTGAAAACCCAACGGAAAGTTTGAAGGACACCAATGGTAGGAAGAACAAAGGAAGGCGTGTAATCAAAATCTGCTATGAAGCCTTTTTGCCTGATGTTGCAGACACCACACCCCTCCCGAGTCTGATCGAAAAGGACACTGAGTTTCAGTTGAAGGATCCGGAGAGGAACACAGCACCAATGTTTCCTCTCCTACAGACTAACACTGCATCCACGGCAACCCGCAGACCTAAGACCACCAAAAAGAAGAGAAGCAGGGAGCGAGGACATCGAGAAAAGCGTGGAAAAGTTAAGAAAGAATGA